Proteins found in one Alteromonas macleodii genomic segment:
- a CDS encoding PQQ-dependent sugar dehydrogenase codes for MKSVRTIKKFLVFALASGAFSQVLASDVDVEPTRNTEKHAGISDVSASLKSFASNVVTEHLVTSLAFPKALTTVIDEVNATTHIVIVTRDGELVIADDEGEISRFSLGLDHLYTKGQGGVLDILIPSQFPANPTVLLSYSKGSDDANRLAVVKGELSLTSGISNIEPVIEVAQTKDTPVHYGGKLLQLGTRDASQEQGFLVTTGDGFDYREQAQVISSQLGKVLGFSIAGKPLMNPAFPESPYVYSLGHRNPQGLVQGPKGQVFLHEHGPDGGDEVNLLKKGANFGWPVVTLGKDYSGARISPFSTYPDMTDPIVDWTPSIAPSSMVYYSHDKFPMLTDTLLVTSLKAKALYAVNKTPNKYVSTKIFDALEVRLRDIAVDGEGNLLLLTDGGNAKVVKVRPNRTKFNKRSIN; via the coding sequence ATGAAGTCAGTGCGTACTATAAAAAAGTTTTTGGTTTTCGCGTTAGCTAGTGGTGCGTTTTCGCAAGTTCTGGCGTCTGACGTTGATGTCGAGCCCACACGAAATACTGAAAAGCATGCAGGTATAAGTGATGTGTCGGCGTCATTAAAAAGTTTTGCTAGCAATGTTGTAACCGAGCACTTAGTAACCTCGTTAGCGTTCCCGAAGGCGTTGACAACGGTTATTGATGAGGTGAACGCAACTACGCATATAGTGATAGTGACAAGGGATGGTGAGCTCGTTATTGCTGATGATGAAGGTGAAATTTCTAGATTTTCTTTGGGTCTCGATCATTTATATACAAAAGGGCAGGGAGGTGTGTTAGATATTCTTATCCCTTCTCAGTTCCCCGCCAACCCCACTGTATTACTCAGTTATTCCAAGGGTAGTGATGATGCTAACCGTCTTGCTGTAGTAAAAGGTGAGCTTTCTCTCACCTCTGGCATTAGTAACATTGAACCCGTAATTGAAGTCGCGCAAACAAAAGATACGCCTGTGCACTATGGCGGGAAGCTTCTTCAGCTTGGAACTCGCGATGCAAGCCAAGAACAGGGCTTTTTAGTCACCACAGGTGACGGGTTTGATTACCGAGAGCAAGCTCAGGTTATTAGCTCACAATTAGGTAAAGTACTTGGTTTTTCCATAGCGGGTAAGCCGTTAATGAACCCAGCATTTCCAGAAAGCCCTTACGTATACTCATTAGGGCATCGCAATCCACAGGGGTTAGTGCAAGGGCCTAAAGGGCAGGTATTTCTGCATGAGCACGGACCTGATGGCGGCGATGAAGTAAACTTGCTTAAAAAGGGCGCGAACTTCGGTTGGCCTGTCGTTACGTTAGGAAAAGACTATTCAGGCGCAAGAATTTCACCTTTTTCAACCTATCCGGATATGACAGACCCCATTGTGGATTGGACACCCTCCATCGCACCGTCATCTATGGTTTACTACTCACATGATAAGTTTCCAATGTTGACCGATACTTTGCTTGTTACCAGTTTGAAAGCTAAAGCCTTGTATGCGGTCAATAAAACTCCGAATAAGTATGTTTCTACGAAGATTTTTGACGCATTAGAAGTGAGGCTAAGAGACATCGCGGTCGATGGTGAAGGCAACCTTCTTCTATTGACGGATGGAGGAAATGCCAAGGTGGTAAAAGTTCGCCCAAACAGAACTAAGTTCAATAAAAGATCAATAAACTGA
- a CDS encoding bifunctional aconitate hydratase 2/2-methylisocitrate dehydratase, whose translation MSLYSEYLAEIETRKTELGLNPKPIDSAELLSEIIAQIKDTTNEHREDSLKFFIYNTLPGTTPAAGVKAQFLKEIVLGEEKVEEITPEFALELLSHMKGGPSVEALLDLALSDDETVAKPAAEVLKTQVYLYEADTERLETAFKAGNAIAKDVLESYAKAEFFTKLPDVPEKIEVVTYIAAEGDISTDLLSPGNQAHSRADRELHGQCMISPEAQQEIVELGKKHPNAKVMLIAEKGTMGVGSSRMSGVNNVALWAGEPTSPYIPFVNKAPIVAGTNGIAPIFLTTVDVTGGIGLDLKNWVKKTDENGEVVRDANGDPVLEEAYSVATGTVLTIDTKAKKLFNGSEELADVSASFTPQKMEFMKAGGSYAVVFGKQLQSFAARTLGVEAPAVYAQSKEVSHEGQGLTAVEKIFNRNAVGVNSDAPLHAGSDVRVKVNIVGSQDTTGPMTCQELESMAASTISPTVDGAYQSGCHTASVWDKKAQANIPKLMSFMNNFGVITARDPKGVYHSMTDVIHKVLNDITVDDRAIIIGGDSHTRMSKGVAFGADSGTVALALATGEAAMPIPESVKVTFKGSMKEHMDFRDVVHATQAQMLKQFAGENVFQGRVIEVQIGTLLADQAFTFTDWSAEMKAKASICISDNETMVASLELAKSRIQIMIDKGMDNEANMLQGLIDLADKRIAEIKSGEVPALAPDDNAKYYAEVVIDLDQIDEPMIADPDVNNEDVSKRYTHDVIRPVSYYDGKPVDLGFVGSCMVHKGDMQIIAQMLRNLEKLNGSVEFKAPLVVAPPTYNIVDELKAEGDWEVLAKYAGFEFDDAKPKEAARTKYDNILYLERPGCNLCMGNQEKAEPGDTVIATSTRLFQGRVVADSAEKKGESLLGSTPLVVLSTVLGRFPTTEEYKQAVEGIDLTKFAPPSEDLAVAPKFEADVAVKRV comes from the coding sequence ATGAGTTTGTATTCAGAATATCTGGCAGAGATCGAAACCCGTAAAACGGAATTAGGTCTTAACCCTAAGCCAATTGACAGTGCTGAACTGCTGTCTGAAATTATTGCTCAAATTAAAGATACAACAAACGAGCACCGCGAAGACTCTCTAAAATTCTTTATCTATAACACTTTGCCGGGAACTACGCCTGCTGCTGGTGTTAAAGCGCAATTTTTGAAAGAAATTGTACTTGGCGAAGAAAAAGTAGAAGAAATCACGCCAGAGTTTGCACTTGAGCTACTTTCACACATGAAAGGCGGCCCGTCTGTAGAAGCACTTCTAGACCTTGCACTTTCTGATGATGAAACAGTTGCCAAGCCTGCAGCTGAAGTACTTAAAACTCAGGTTTATCTATACGAAGCCGATACTGAACGTCTTGAAACAGCATTTAAAGCGGGTAACGCGATTGCTAAAGACGTGCTAGAAAGCTACGCAAAAGCTGAATTCTTTACCAAGCTTCCTGATGTTCCAGAGAAAATTGAAGTAGTGACCTATATCGCTGCTGAAGGTGATATCTCAACTGACCTTCTTTCTCCTGGTAACCAAGCGCACTCTCGTGCAGACCGTGAACTTCACGGCCAGTGCATGATTTCTCCTGAAGCACAGCAAGAAATTGTTGAGCTTGGTAAAAAGCACCCTAACGCCAAAGTAATGCTAATTGCTGAAAAAGGCACAATGGGTGTAGGTTCTTCACGCATGTCTGGTGTGAATAACGTTGCACTATGGGCAGGTGAGCCAACAAGTCCTTACATTCCTTTTGTAAACAAAGCGCCAATTGTTGCTGGTACTAACGGTATCGCACCAATCTTCCTTACTACCGTAGATGTAACTGGTGGTATTGGTCTTGACCTTAAAAACTGGGTTAAGAAAACAGACGAGAACGGCGAAGTCGTTCGCGATGCTAACGGCGACCCAGTGCTAGAAGAAGCTTACTCTGTTGCAACTGGTACGGTACTGACTATTGATACCAAAGCGAAGAAGCTTTTCAACGGTTCAGAAGAACTTGCTGACGTTTCTGCTTCATTTACTCCTCAAAAAATGGAGTTCATGAAAGCGGGTGGTTCTTACGCCGTTGTATTCGGTAAGCAGCTACAATCTTTTGCTGCACGTACACTAGGTGTTGAAGCTCCGGCAGTTTACGCGCAATCGAAAGAAGTCTCACACGAAGGCCAAGGCCTTACTGCTGTAGAAAAAATCTTTAACCGCAATGCGGTAGGCGTAAATTCAGATGCGCCGCTTCACGCGGGTTCTGATGTTCGCGTTAAAGTAAACATTGTAGGTTCTCAGGACACCACTGGCCCAATGACCTGCCAAGAACTAGAGTCTATGGCGGCATCAACTATTTCACCTACTGTTGACGGTGCATACCAGTCTGGTTGTCACACTGCGTCAGTATGGGATAAGAAAGCACAGGCTAACATTCCTAAGCTAATGTCATTTATGAACAACTTTGGTGTAATCACAGCACGTGACCCTAAAGGTGTTTATCACTCAATGACTGACGTTATTCACAAAGTGCTTAACGACATCACGGTAGACGACCGCGCCATCATCATTGGTGGTGACTCGCATACTCGTATGTCAAAAGGCGTAGCATTCGGTGCCGACTCAGGTACGGTAGCACTAGCGCTTGCGACAGGTGAAGCGGCAATGCCAATTCCAGAGTCTGTGAAAGTGACCTTTAAAGGTAGCATGAAAGAGCACATGGACTTCCGTGACGTAGTTCACGCTACTCAAGCTCAAATGCTTAAGCAATTCGCTGGCGAAAACGTGTTCCAAGGTCGCGTAATTGAAGTACAAATCGGTACTCTACTTGCTGACCAAGCGTTTACGTTCACTGACTGGTCTGCAGAAATGAAAGCGAAAGCGTCAATCTGTATCTCTGACAATGAGACTATGGTTGCCTCACTTGAGCTTGCTAAGAGCCGTATCCAAATCATGATCGACAAGGGTATGGATAACGAAGCTAACATGCTTCAAGGTCTAATTGACCTTGCTGACAAGCGTATTGCTGAAATCAAGTCTGGCGAAGTACCAGCGCTTGCACCAGATGACAACGCTAAATACTACGCAGAAGTGGTTATCGACCTAGATCAAATCGATGAGCCAATGATTGCTGATCCGGACGTTAATAACGAAGACGTGTCTAAGCGTTATACCCACGACGTTATTCGTCCAGTTTCTTACTACGATGGTAAGCCAGTAGATCTAGGTTTCGTAGGTTCTTGTATGGTGCACAAAGGCGATATGCAAATTATCGCACAAATGCTTCGTAACCTAGAGAAGCTTAACGGCTCTGTAGAGTTTAAAGCGCCACTTGTTGTTGCTCCACCTACATACAACATCGTTGACGAGCTAAAAGCAGAAGGCGACTGGGAAGTACTTGCGAAATACGCAGGCTTCGAGTTCGACGATGCTAAGCCGAAAGAAGCAGCGCGTACTAAGTACGACAACATTCTTTACCTAGAGCGTCCTGGATGTAACCTATGTATGGGTAACCAAGAAAAAGCTGAGCCGGGTGATACCGTAATTGCTACCTCTACACGTCTTTTCCAAGGCCGTGTTGTAGCTGACTCTGCTGAGAAGAAAGGTGAATCACTACTAGGCTCTACACCACTGGTAGTACTTTCAACTGTACTTGGCCGTTTCCCAACAACTGAAGAATACAAGCAAGCGGTTGAAGGCATTGACCTAACTAAGTTTGCTCCACCTTCAGAAGATTTGGCTGTAGCACCAAAGTTTGAAGCGGACGTAGCAGTTAAGCGCGTATAA